The Medicago truncatula cultivar Jemalong A17 chromosome 7, MtrunA17r5.0-ANR, whole genome shotgun sequence genome includes the window caagaagggggggttgaattgtgttttctttttctcttaataaatacttcttctgataaaacttcagaagcagtttgattgcttctgatgaaatgatcagagtcagattgcagcggaaaagaacagagcagagaaaagaaagacaaagacacaagcagttatcctggttccttccacaacacggaagtagtccagtcccccttgcacttccaaggagatttcactataatcacaaagattacaactgctcaatactttcaaagtatgagacttcacaaaacaatgctcaagcacacaagcaagagtcttccaatgctcaagcactaagcaagagacttctaatgctcaagcacgcaggcaagagacttctaatcaaacaaaaatacagagaattgagtttgaattgaacacttgatatacaatcagtggtgttcacaatacaatacagaaaagactctagactttgaatttctaagatgtatcaaatcagtgcagaaattcagtgtgctttgtagaatcaaattgacagagttttggcgcatttaaacttatgtatctctctcttatcttcaagtcttcactcctttttatagaggcgtgaaagagacgttgagataatcagcacgtctaaagagtcgtttgaaatcctttgattatccaccagtgatcctttgcctgatttgggtgtagtcctttgaagaataaacttcaaattcattcccatcttgagtgtacaaattctgcaggcatggctgttgttttgtcttgtagcgtagacagaaaacagagtagtggaggtagtggttgtacacttgtactttgtcaactctattaacgagagacaagagcttagtgctatccatatatccgttgatacctccctttcaattcttcgttcttctttgataagactgaattgagaatcagcaactttgaatcttcagtttgattaaaggatcaaaagtagcttctggtgaagatattgcttctgatgaaaacttttgcttctgatgactttctgcttctgatgacgtcatctcttcaggagcagtttagcttcaggagcagttttcttcagatgctcagaatttctttttctttccattgttcttccaagacctattgaaataacttgagtagcctttggtcctgtacacttgaacaattattagtaataaccaattgacaatttttaataccttgttatcatcaaaacttaataaggttcattgtgaaacacattttgttccaacagaaaGTGGTTATAGAATTCTAGTACATACATGACCCCTAATTCCTTCATTATGACAAATTTTAGAGGTCTTGTTTGGTGTCGAAATGAGGGAAAATAGGACACGTTTTATGCTAGAATTTATAGCacactttcacaatattttAGCACTTCACTAACTAGTAAAAGTGCATGTTAATTGCAAAGCAAAGAGGGAAGTAAAAACACTATACACAAGCAGCAACTTGCACCCATAACCAGTGAtaaattcatcacaaaaattGCATCTTAAGAACTCATATCACATGTCAACGTTTTCATGAGGAATATACTACTAAAATGCGCAAAATTATGCCTAAGCACtctaattaaccaagaaatatcacatactctcttttatcattttaaaaccattgagaagtatcaaaaaggcatgaaaattcatcaagaaatatgtgataatttttggagattttttagagcaaatttaagcatgcagaggtccaaacagcaaagaaacatggtgcaaatagcaaaaaaaacagcaaaaattgaaaataataggcccaaaccaaaatcagaaagcctggaagcacaggaagcgttagattgatctgaaggctgagaatgagagagtaaaaccgaaaataaaaccggaccggtttaaatctctatatatatCTGTGAgatccggtttttttcatttgttactcctctttctctttcttctctcttttagagagagaagctccaccttctctctaactttccggtcatcttctccagttggcatggcttttccggcgcggcggacggcggtggcgcctccgcgccggagttcgaaactgctccgattcaaattttttttacgtttttaaacatccttttttacgtattactcgaatccgagtttagatttttcaaaagagctttgaatcggagtagatctaaacttgaaccttgatgaaaaaacttaagaaaacggAAAGGAAAAGGGGGAGAACGACGGCGGTTACCTCGCGATTGCGGTGACTCTTGGCTTGGCGTTGTTGCTTCGTGTTCTTTGCGTTCTTCACGTTCTTCACGTTCTTGTGGCTCCGCGTGTTTGCTTGCTGgttgcttgcttgcgtgcgtgctgcttgcttgcgtgttgcttgcttgcgtgcgcgatTGCTTGCTGTTTCTTTGGTTCtgtcttcttctccttcctctgTGCAGATTCGGTTTGccttcttcttctcccaccgtgatcggtgcttgagttcttcacttccggtgaggaattcgcaccttgtattgcggtggaatcgattcgatgatgaagattcgtacacgaatctctgagaatttcTGATGAATTTTCGGTTttggttcttgtgttcttggtggATCTgttttttgatctaacagaatggagagagaaagtttggatctgtttgtgatgtggcactgtgtgaatggaatccctgaaaaaatctgacactgtttcccttttatatgctgccatgtgtacctgaaccaataaaaaagtgacatctggactggactaaaatttgtgcgaaaatttggaccaaaatgccctttggggcgtttctgcaaaaaaaaatgataataaaaggactgaaatgcaatttttagaaacttttggacttaaatgtaatttttaaaaataaaattggactaaaaaacaaatttgataaaacgtaaagcgaaacaaaaataaaattgacaaaacggactaaaacgaaccaatggcctaaatgaggtacttcaaagtaacctctctatgccaaaattttgtgtgaaatgaccaaaatgcccctagggctaaaaatgacctaaacagattcaaattggcttgacactgactcagatgcaaacttgagatgaaatgttaaaaatgaatttgaaacgaCTCAgggacagtcacaaggatgaaaatgggtcccactgcaggaaatgaccaaaatacccttctgtatgacttttttgcaaattttgaaataaactgaggtaaaaacaatgtaatgattcagagacacttttgaatgacttacaagacaagtaaagacatttcaaaaggttttatgcaagaaaaacacaggtaaaattgtgattgaaaatactgcgaggcagagacaatttgaactatgcagttgaaatttgataattgacaaagtttgaaatgaaattgggcccagtatttttaggtccaaaaacagggtataacaatcaCCTTCAATGATTTCTTTAGCCATTTTCTTTGCCTTCCAAGCTACATGGAAAGATACACCCACTGAATGTTTCCTCCTCAAGTCCTTCATTATATCTTTGACAGGCATATCACCAGTTGTCATTATCTTTGGAAGCACTTCCTTTGTCACCCACTTGGAagtagcaattttttttttaatagacttGGCACATGTTTGGTTCCCACTTAATGTCTTTATTTTAAATGTGTGGCTGTCTGCCACTTTGCTATAATGAACCACATAattgcattttatatctttACACACTGCCCTACATCTTTCCTTGTCCTGTTTCACAAACTTTATCTGTCTTAAGTTTAATACTGACCACTCACTAATTGCCTCCTTGAACTCTGCAATTGACTTAAAGTCCATACCAACTTTGAACTTATAGTCCTTTGTTAGTTCACCCATCTTAAATTCAGGGTATCTTGGCAATCCCTcataatcaaaatcatcaaggtCATCTGATAGTAATTCTTCACTAAGATAGTCCTTCTCCCATTCAGGGTCAGCATGTTGTTCTTGTTCAACAAcctttgcttttttctttgGTTTCCTAGGCTTATCAGGTTTATCATTTGAAGGTTTGTATGAATTATCAACAACACCATCCATATAATCATCACTGTATTCAAAACCTAGAGGGTTTTTATCATATGGCTCAAACCCATCCTCAAGACAAAGTGCCCTATCATCCTCACTGTCATCAAAGTGATCATATGCCTCATCCTCATCTTCATCACTACTACCTGAACCACCCTCATCCACATTGTCTTCATCAGGACATACCATAACTGCCTTtcctttctcaatgtacctatTGGCTTCTGAACTTTCAACTAATTCATTACCCTTGACACAGTTTGAGCTTTCACCTACTTGACTACTAATCACACAGTTTGGAATGTCTACTAACTGACTTGCTTCATCTACATCATGCTCAACAAATATGTTAGCAGCCctgttttttttaacagcatAATCCTTAATCTCAATTGCATCCTCATCTAATCTTATGATCCTAAAGTCAACATCCTCATCAGGCATCCACCACAACCTATATGGCTTTTTAACCTCCAAATCTCATTCTACAATAccacatatttcaaaaaaactCCACTTCTCAATATCTAAACCTTCAAATAGTTTTACATTCCCCCCACTGTAATTGATTAACCAATCCCTAACAAAACGTCCTCCATAGTGAACTGAAACGGATATAGACATTCTGAAACAAAAATACACTCACTCAGCAACACAACAATGGTACAAAAATACACCACACTAAGCATGCGAAAATAGAAACCCACATGTTTTTTATCATCTATTTCAcggaaaaaacaaacaaaaattacatatttatacCAACAAACGAAGGTACCTGGGTTTTTCTTCTTCACGATACCTTTCTACAACGAGTTCGATTTAGTGCTTTGCGTTCCAATAGAGATTCCAACACCAATTTTCGGACCCGATCGAGTTCCAATCGAAATCTTCTCACCAATTTTCCCCAATTCGCGTTTCAACCCTAAACCCTAGAACATTTTCCCCCCAATTTCGTGTTTCTGattgagaagagaagaagaagtgaAGAAGGAAAGATGGAGGCAGGGGTAAAACGGTCATTGCGCGCGAAACCAGACTCATTAAGGGCAAAATGGTCATTTCCCTCGCCATCTGCTGATGTGTCCTGACAAAATCCCATTCACCAAGTGCCACGTAGCTAATTACCCTCCACCTCAGCAAATTTTTGTAATTAGGAcaaattttcaaatgattagtaattacaggggcaaaatgggaggaTTAGTAAGCTCAGGGATGAAAAGTCAAATGGCCCataattacagggatgaaaagcatatttaagcccaaaacaatatacaaattaaataacatgCAAATCAGATACAACATAAGATGCAAACTAGAAGTAATCCAGTAGAAACCCAGAAGAACATCCTTACATAAAACAGTAGCAGATGAAAAGTCtaggggtgttcaaatccaaaccgatccaaaataaaaccgCAAACCAATCCAAAAAATCCGAAAACCGCAAAAAAACGAATATTTTTGGATGCGTTTAGATGTTGTTCTGCTAGAATCCATGTGTAgttctctgattttttttttttttctgacccttttgtccaaaaaaatttCAGGTCTGAccccctttttttatttttttagtgaaaaaatttcaattttgctccCAGGGGGAGTTGAACCAGGCACATATGGGACATTGTCATTCTATGTTGCCACTAAGCCAATGTacatttaatgttaatttttgcatctaataatatatataccctTTTTAAAACCAATTTCACACACCACAAACCATccagtttttcatttttgtttttttttattggataatttaggatctccgacgaatatatatatatatatatatatatattattatccgacaaaatatatatttttcaccgataaattatccgacaaatgatatatatattatttcaagatatatatatatatatatatatatatatatatatatatatatatatatattcaaaataaaatctagaatTTGTTCATATTGGAGTaatttttcaaagtaaaatctagaatccaattaaaattataaaatctcctatatttttttttgtcaaatagcctagtggctagataaattcaccttaaaatgaataagtgaggtgtccgtgcccggggttcgaaccccggtccctgcacatattgtgcattatcccctaccaaatgagctaagctcatggggaccctatattttttttttttaaaagacttatattaaaaaaacaaaaatgaatttaaaaaatggtatatatattattggatgcgaaaattaacatcaaatgtacATTGGCTTAGTGGTAACACAGAATGGCAATGACCCATATGCGCCTGATTCGATTCCCCATGggagcaaaattgaaattttttcacaaataaattaatatgtattttaatatgtatttataATGTACAATGTTGcccaaaaaagcaaaaaacgaaaaaaaaaaaaaatcggtcccgccatttcaaatgGCCCGAAATGGCgggaatgacaaaaaaaaactaaaaataaaaagctgCCCAGTCACGATGTAACATGTGTCAGACCGGCGGTCAGTCCCGCCGTTTCAAAGGGGGTCAGACCTGaaatttttttggagaaaagggtcAGAAAAAAGTTGCAAATCTCTACATTATTTCGACTTTTCAAAGAAAGTTGCAAATCTCTACCCGAAGTATACGACACTTCAATGCCAAGATTTTTAGTAAACTTccaaaaattaaacttaaattcAGTATCATGATGATACCACATATATTTAGGGAGAATGTAATgtagatgaaattaaaataaaataaaattctgtatttttttaattgattttgtgtaCTTGTGCcactttattcgaatttatttaatacacaaatataaacaaaaataaataaaagaacaaaattgatgcagataaaatctcattttattattatatcgaTACATTTACAATAAGGTATGTTTCTTGTCTAGGGAAGGAGGACTGAGATAAAACTAAATCTACTTCAGAAAAATATGGAGGTGAAGGGGTAAAGCAAAATTTGTAAAGCTAACCCTCTTGGGGTAAAGCTAAATCTCTAGTGGTGCAAGGTGATGGGGGAGAAAGGGAAGGGGAAGGAGAAATAGATGGTGGGGGAGAAGGGGACTGGGGTAAAGTATGTTTCTTGTCTAATATAAAAAAGACCGTCAATGTCAACCTTGCACCAAACAAACTGCACTTTTTGTAGTGCGTTGCCATCTCCGTTAACCATTCATACAATCCTTGAAATTTTCAAAGAGGCCTCTTTATATGAAAGACCAAGGAtggaaaaacattgttgttgtagaaggaagaggaGGGAGAGTGTGAGAAATGGTGAAGGTTGGAACATTATTTATAGGGGGAATGCAAGCCTAGGTTGTATCTAACCATTATGGTGAGtcaaaaatgtgtaaaaaaagtgttttacCATCTGACCACCGTCCAAACCGTCTAAAAAACGTGTTTTATGTGGTGCAGAATGGTACTAGAGTTAACTCACGCCACCGGGCAAAggtgcatgagttaactcacgcagcgtaAGTTAAGTCACGCATGAAGTACCCATCGTTAGTTAAGTCACACATGGATACTTTGATCATTTCAGTTGGGAGGGagcattttttttatgggagaaga containing:
- the LOC120576999 gene encoding uncharacterized protein, translating into MPDEDVDFRIIRLDEDAIEIKDYAVKKNRAANIFVEHDVDEASQLVDIPNCVISSQVGESSNCVKGNELVESSEANRYIEKGKAVMVCPDEDNVDEGGSGSSDEDEDEAYDHFDDSEDDRALCLEDGFEPYDKNPLGFEYSDDYMDGVVDNSYKPSNDKPDKPRKPKKKAKVVEQEQHADPEWEKDYLSEELLSDDLDDFDYEGLPRYPEFKMGELTKDYKFKVGMDFKSIAEFKEAISEWSVLNLRQIKFVKQDKERCRAVCKDIKCNYVVHYSKVADSHTFKIKTLSGNQTCAKSIKKKIATSKWVTKEVLPKIMTTGDMPVKDIMKDLRRKHSVGVSFHVAWKAKKMAKEIIEGDCYTLDAKKQYTLLWRYAAELHRVSLENTLKINVERTLLTNQPRFNKFYFCFEGCKKGFLSGCRPFIGVDGCHLKTMYGGILLVTVGRDANDQYYPLAFGVVENETNDAWRWFLTLLLNDIGTDRRWVFISDQQKGLIPVLEKWSDRLEHRLCLRHLYANFKKKFGGGSLIRDLMMGAAKATYFQAWDAKMNELKKVDHAAWEWLRGHNPKLWCKHAFSYYPKCDVLMNNISESFNATILLARDKPILITAEWIRTYIMNRISSLREKLSKWEQNIMPMPKKRLNTEIQKAGNWIATWGNGEEFEVEMFGGG